One window from the genome of Salvia miltiorrhiza cultivar Shanhuang (shh) chromosome 7, IMPLAD_Smil_shh, whole genome shotgun sequence encodes:
- the LOC130994621 gene encoding rust resistance kinase Lr10-like isoform X1, which produces MKVLFGQLKSTSQSTLAYKQDYLPFTNMNSFHLSPSPNSQNYKNPSNKMSAFFFNFLFIVFAFFSPLPFAEADNCWPDSCRRGGPRIRFPFRIRNKQSPNCGYPGFDVYCNDKGETMLDLPISVNLTVKRIHYKSQRIDLSDPEKCLGQKLQTLNLSSSPFRFFTDYLEDYVLFSCPDSKRDLSNPVACLRDSRYQFYAVRNDSYMDSVSLTSCTNEHNVSSVPYYVFKKNDVYLNWSEPACGGSCEALGRICAPPNNSTAKFQCVDKGKSNEEVNRKIRIAGATVGSFLMLTTIAALIFLCITIIKDRENRKKIEGFLDDYKALKPTRFGYSDIRKITNQFSEKLGEGGYGIVYKGKLSTEISVAVKVLNNSKENGEEFVNEVSTIGRIHHVNVVRLVGFCAEGFRRVLVYEFLPNDSLEKFIFQEDSKRSSLSWEKLLDIALGTAKGIEYLHQGCDQQILHFDIKPHNILLDQNFNPKVCDFGLAKLCSKEQSAVTMTAARGTMGYIAPELLSRTFGRVSYKSDVYSFGMLLLEMVGGRKNVDLKINNSQVYFPQWIYNHLNLGDEFWVHIEEGEHQSDIARKLTVVGLHCIQWYPADRPSMKAVVQMLEGDGSDLEMPPNPFPTANATNLVAGIIPQTHFQIELPLILENE; this is translated from the exons ATGAAAGTTCTGTTCGGACAGCTCAAGTCAACGTCACAGTCAACTCTTGCATATAAGCAGGACTACCTTCCATTCACAAACATGAATTCATTTCATTTGAGTCCCTCTCCAAATTCTCAGAATTACAAAAATCCAAGCAACAAAATGTCTgccttcttcttcaacttcctCTTCATCGTCTTCGCTTTCTTCTCTCCACTCCCTTTCGCAGAAGCAGATAACTGTTGGCCCGACAGTTGCCGGAGAGGCGGCCCACGGATCCGATTTCCGTTCAGAATTAGGAACAAACAATCCCCAAACTGCGGGTACCCAGGTTTCGATGTTTACTGCAACGACAAAGGCGAAACCATGCTTGATTTGCCCATCTCAGTCAACCTCACGGTGAAGAGAATTCACTACAAATCTCAACGAATTGATCTCTCCGACCCAGAAAAATGTCTCGGGCAGAAGCTCCAAACCCTCAATCTCTCCTCGTCTCCCTTCAGATTCTTCACCGATTACTTGGAAGATTACGTCCTGTTCAGTTGTCCCGATTCTAAAAGAGATCTTTCAAACCCCGTTGCTTGTCTTAGGGATTCCAGATATCAGTTCTATGCCGTTCGGAACGATTCTTACATGGATTCAGTTTCCCTAACATCTTGCACCAACGAGCATAATGTTTCATCTGTTCCGTACTATGTATTTAAGAAAAACGATGTTTACTTGAACTGGTCTGAGCCGGCGTGCGGCGGCAGCTGTGAAGCTCTGGGGAGAATATGCGCGCCGCCAAACAACTCGACTGCAAAATTTCAGTGTGTTGACAAAGGGAAGAGTAACGAAG AAGTTAACAGGAAGATACGAATTGCAG GAGCAACAGTAGGATCTTTCctcatgttaacaacaattgcAGCTCTGATCTTCCTCTGTATCACGATCATCAAAGACCGCGAGAATCGGAAGAAGATCGAAGGGTTTCTAGACGACTACAAAGCCCTGAAGCCCACGAGATTCGGCTACTCCGACATAAGAAAGATCACCAATCAATTCAGCGAGAAACTCGGCGAAGGCGGCTACGGCATCGTGTACAAAGGCAAGCTCTCGACTGAGATAAGCGTGGCCGTGAAAGTCCTCAACAACTCCAAAGAGAACGGGGAGGAGTTCGTGAACGAGGTGAGCACCATCGGCCGGATCCACCACGTGAACGTGGTTCGCCTCGTAGGCTTCTGCGCGGAGGGCTTCAGACGAGTCCTCGTCTACGAGTTCCTACCAAACGACTCCCTCGAGAAGTTCATCTTCCAGGAAGACTCCAAGCGGAGCTCCCTCAGTTGGGAGAAGCTTCTAGATATCGCGCTAGGGACGGCCAAAGGCATCGAGTATCTCCACCAAGGCTGCGATCAGCAGATCCTGCATTTCGACATCAAGCCTCACAACATCTTGCTAGACCAAAACTTCAACCCCAAGGTCTGTGATTTTGGTCTAGCCAAGCTCTGCTCCAAGGAGCAGAGCGCCGTGACCATGACGGCTGCTCGGGGCACGATGGGGTACATCGCCCCCGAGCTCCTGTCCAGGACGTTCGGGAGGGTGTCGTATAAGTCGGATGTGTACAGCTTCGGGATGCTGCTGCTTGAGATGGTTGGCGGGAGGAAGAATGTGGATCTTAAGATAAATAATAGCCAGGTTTATTTCCCACAGTGGATATACAATCATTTGAATCTTGGTGATGAGTTTTGGGTGCATATTGAGGAAGGTGAGCATCAGAGTGATATAGCGAGGAAACTAACTGTTGTTGGGCTGCATTGTATTCAGTGGTATCCAGCAGATCGACCGTCCATGAAAGCTGTGGTGCAGATGCTTGAAGGAGATGGATCGGATCTCGAGATGCCTCCAAACCCATTCCCTACTGCAAATGCCACTAATTTGGTTGCAGGGATAATACCTCAAACACATTTCCAAATTGAGTTGCCACTCATCTTAGAAAACGAGTGA
- the LOC130994621 gene encoding rust resistance kinase Lr10-like isoform X2 — protein sequence MKVLFGQLKSTSQSTLAYKQDYLPFTNMNSFHLSPSPNSQNYKNPSNKMSAFFFNFLFIVFAFFSPLPFAEADNCWPDSCRRGGPRIRFPFRIRNKQSPNCGYPGFDVYCNDKGETMLDLPISVNLTVKRIHYKSQRIDLSDPEKCLGQKLQTLNLSSSPFRFFTDYLEDYVLFSCPDSKRDLSNPVACLRDSRYQFYAVRNDSYMDSVSLTSCTNEHNVSSVPYYVFKKNDVYLNWSEPACGGSCEALGRICAPPNNSTAKFQCVDKGKSNEVNRKIRIAGATVGSFLMLTTIAALIFLCITIIKDRENRKKIEGFLDDYKALKPTRFGYSDIRKITNQFSEKLGEGGYGIVYKGKLSTEISVAVKVLNNSKENGEEFVNEVSTIGRIHHVNVVRLVGFCAEGFRRVLVYEFLPNDSLEKFIFQEDSKRSSLSWEKLLDIALGTAKGIEYLHQGCDQQILHFDIKPHNILLDQNFNPKVCDFGLAKLCSKEQSAVTMTAARGTMGYIAPELLSRTFGRVSYKSDVYSFGMLLLEMVGGRKNVDLKINNSQVYFPQWIYNHLNLGDEFWVHIEEGEHQSDIARKLTVVGLHCIQWYPADRPSMKAVVQMLEGDGSDLEMPPNPFPTANATNLVAGIIPQTHFQIELPLILENE from the exons ATGAAAGTTCTGTTCGGACAGCTCAAGTCAACGTCACAGTCAACTCTTGCATATAAGCAGGACTACCTTCCATTCACAAACATGAATTCATTTCATTTGAGTCCCTCTCCAAATTCTCAGAATTACAAAAATCCAAGCAACAAAATGTCTgccttcttcttcaacttcctCTTCATCGTCTTCGCTTTCTTCTCTCCACTCCCTTTCGCAGAAGCAGATAACTGTTGGCCCGACAGTTGCCGGAGAGGCGGCCCACGGATCCGATTTCCGTTCAGAATTAGGAACAAACAATCCCCAAACTGCGGGTACCCAGGTTTCGATGTTTACTGCAACGACAAAGGCGAAACCATGCTTGATTTGCCCATCTCAGTCAACCTCACGGTGAAGAGAATTCACTACAAATCTCAACGAATTGATCTCTCCGACCCAGAAAAATGTCTCGGGCAGAAGCTCCAAACCCTCAATCTCTCCTCGTCTCCCTTCAGATTCTTCACCGATTACTTGGAAGATTACGTCCTGTTCAGTTGTCCCGATTCTAAAAGAGATCTTTCAAACCCCGTTGCTTGTCTTAGGGATTCCAGATATCAGTTCTATGCCGTTCGGAACGATTCTTACATGGATTCAGTTTCCCTAACATCTTGCACCAACGAGCATAATGTTTCATCTGTTCCGTACTATGTATTTAAGAAAAACGATGTTTACTTGAACTGGTCTGAGCCGGCGTGCGGCGGCAGCTGTGAAGCTCTGGGGAGAATATGCGCGCCGCCAAACAACTCGACTGCAAAATTTCAGTGTGTTGACAAAGGGAAGAGTAACGAAG TTAACAGGAAGATACGAATTGCAG GAGCAACAGTAGGATCTTTCctcatgttaacaacaattgcAGCTCTGATCTTCCTCTGTATCACGATCATCAAAGACCGCGAGAATCGGAAGAAGATCGAAGGGTTTCTAGACGACTACAAAGCCCTGAAGCCCACGAGATTCGGCTACTCCGACATAAGAAAGATCACCAATCAATTCAGCGAGAAACTCGGCGAAGGCGGCTACGGCATCGTGTACAAAGGCAAGCTCTCGACTGAGATAAGCGTGGCCGTGAAAGTCCTCAACAACTCCAAAGAGAACGGGGAGGAGTTCGTGAACGAGGTGAGCACCATCGGCCGGATCCACCACGTGAACGTGGTTCGCCTCGTAGGCTTCTGCGCGGAGGGCTTCAGACGAGTCCTCGTCTACGAGTTCCTACCAAACGACTCCCTCGAGAAGTTCATCTTCCAGGAAGACTCCAAGCGGAGCTCCCTCAGTTGGGAGAAGCTTCTAGATATCGCGCTAGGGACGGCCAAAGGCATCGAGTATCTCCACCAAGGCTGCGATCAGCAGATCCTGCATTTCGACATCAAGCCTCACAACATCTTGCTAGACCAAAACTTCAACCCCAAGGTCTGTGATTTTGGTCTAGCCAAGCTCTGCTCCAAGGAGCAGAGCGCCGTGACCATGACGGCTGCTCGGGGCACGATGGGGTACATCGCCCCCGAGCTCCTGTCCAGGACGTTCGGGAGGGTGTCGTATAAGTCGGATGTGTACAGCTTCGGGATGCTGCTGCTTGAGATGGTTGGCGGGAGGAAGAATGTGGATCTTAAGATAAATAATAGCCAGGTTTATTTCCCACAGTGGATATACAATCATTTGAATCTTGGTGATGAGTTTTGGGTGCATATTGAGGAAGGTGAGCATCAGAGTGATATAGCGAGGAAACTAACTGTTGTTGGGCTGCATTGTATTCAGTGGTATCCAGCAGATCGACCGTCCATGAAAGCTGTGGTGCAGATGCTTGAAGGAGATGGATCGGATCTCGAGATGCCTCCAAACCCATTCCCTACTGCAAATGCCACTAATTTGGTTGCAGGGATAATACCTCAAACACATTTCCAAATTGAGTTGCCACTCATCTTAGAAAACGAGTGA